In the genome of Actinomadura graeca, one region contains:
- a CDS encoding acyl-CoA desaturase, producing MNGREHRLFIVTASVVPLVGTAAAMVLLWNRVFGPGDLVALAVMYTVAGIGISTGYHRLLAHRSFRTYRPVHDALAVAGTIAGQGPAITWVAHHRRHHRVADRDGDPHSPYFQGERTRTAVLRGLWHAHLGWLLDERLTSDPVRYCPDLVRDRHLRWISRHFVSLLLAGLAAPAVLGFLLTGGPAGAATGFVWGGLVRLFLLNHTTYAVNSIGHVYGRRRFSTADESRNIGWLAIPTFGDSFHNNHHAFPRAAGHGMRWYEADLSGLFILALARANLAWDVITIDRARQDARAAGLVRAGSGRHAPLTPPVPLAERPRSREPDPGDAGDIE from the coding sequence GTGAACGGCAGGGAGCACCGGCTGTTCATCGTGACCGCGTCGGTCGTCCCGCTCGTCGGCACGGCCGCGGCGATGGTGCTGCTGTGGAACCGCGTGTTCGGCCCCGGTGACCTCGTCGCGCTGGCCGTGATGTACACGGTCGCCGGGATCGGGATCAGCACGGGCTACCACCGGCTCCTCGCGCACCGGTCCTTCCGGACGTACCGGCCCGTCCATGACGCGCTGGCCGTCGCCGGGACGATCGCGGGCCAGGGCCCGGCCATCACCTGGGTCGCGCACCACCGCCGCCACCACCGGGTCGCGGACCGCGACGGCGACCCGCACAGCCCGTACTTCCAGGGCGAGCGCACCCGGACGGCCGTGCTCAGGGGCCTGTGGCACGCCCACCTCGGATGGCTGCTCGACGAGAGGCTCACGTCCGACCCCGTGCGGTACTGCCCCGACCTGGTGCGCGACCGCCACCTGCGCTGGATCAGCAGGCACTTCGTCTCTTTGCTGCTCGCCGGGCTCGCGGCCCCGGCGGTGCTCGGATTCCTGCTGACCGGCGGCCCCGCCGGGGCGGCCACCGGCTTCGTCTGGGGCGGGCTGGTGCGGCTGTTCCTGCTCAACCACACGACGTACGCGGTCAACTCCATCGGGCACGTCTACGGCAGGCGCCGGTTCAGCACCGCCGACGAGTCCCGCAACATCGGCTGGCTGGCGATCCCCACCTTCGGCGACTCCTTCCACAACAACCACCACGCCTTCCCGCGGGCGGCCGGCCACGGGATGCGCTGGTACGAGGCCGATCTGAGCGGGCTGTTCATCCTCGCGCTCGCCCGGGCGAACCTGGCCTGGGACGTGATCACCATCGACCGGGCGCGGCAGGACGCGCGCGCCGCCGGGCTCGTCCGGGCCGGATCCGGGCGGCACGCCCCCCTCACCCCGCCGGTGCCGCTCGCCGAGCGCCCGCGTTCCCGGGAGCCGGATCCCGGTGACGCCGGTGACATCGAGTAG